From the genome of Polyodon spathula isolate WHYD16114869_AA chromosome 14, ASM1765450v1, whole genome shotgun sequence, one region includes:
- the LOC121327259 gene encoding cytochrome c oxidase assembly factor 7 — MAGLIDFQNEEEVKQYLDNLGIEYSFQCHKEKDPEGCQRLADYLEGVKKNYEATMQVLKMNCEQNEHPESCYKLGAYYTTGKGGLPQCLKTAYSCFLKSCEKGGKKSVDACHNVGLLAHDGRALEGKADPVVARDYYTRACEGGFAASCFNLSALFIQGAPGLARDMGLALQYALRACDLGHVWGCANASRMFKLGDGAPQDDAKAEALKNRARELHGQQQEAQLAFGV; from the exons ATGGCAGGACTGATCGATTTCCAAAACGAGGAAGAGGTGAAGCAATACTTGGATAATCTCGGGATCGAGTACAGCTTCCAGTGCCACAAGGAGAAGGATCCGGAAG GTTGCCAGCGGCTGGCCGACTACCTGGAGGGTGTGAAGAAGAACTACGAGGCGACGATGCAGGTGCTGAAGATGAATTGTGAGCAGAATGAGCACCCGGAGAGCTGCTACAAACTGGGAGCCTATTATACCACGGGCAAGG GAGGGCTGCCTCAGTGCCTGAAGACTGCATACTCCTGCTTCCTCAAGTCCTGCGAGAAGGGCGGGAAGAAGTCTGTGGACGCATGCCACAACGTGGGGCTGCTGGCACATGACGGGCGGGCGCTGGAGGGAAAGGCGGATCCCGTGGTGGCGCGGGATTACTACACGCGGGCGTGCGAGGGTGGCTTCGCGGCCAGCTGCTTCAACCTGAGCGCTCTGTTTATCCAGGGAGCACCGGGGCTGGCCAGGGACATGGGGCTGGCGCTGCAGTACGCTCTGCGGGCCTGTGACTTGGGCCACGTGTGGGGCTGTGCCAACGCCAGCCGCATGTTCAAGCTGGGCGATGGGGCGCCGCAAGATGACGCCAAGGCTGAGGCGCTCAAGAACCGCGCCAGGGAGCTCCACGGACAGCAGCAGGAAGCGCAGCTGGCTTTTGGGGTGTAG
- the LOC121326417 gene encoding centromere protein R-like encodes MNKNTARIPVKRALQLLEETTEENKNEETPAKRQRGTGTRSFSPVTGTCQLSLTSTPPPVSKGIDEAQSRGVDHKSQTDDLNALRSKVEKGVQAFQNARRKLKHLQWHKLRKGSDRLGLDPRKP; translated from the exons ATGAACAAAAACACGGCGAGAATACC AGTAAAACGAGCGCTCCAGTTATTAGAGGAAACTACAGAAGAAAAC AAGAATGAAGAGACGCCGGCGAAAAGGCAACGCGGAACTGGTACGAGATCATTTTCTCCAGTGACTGGCACCTGTCAGTTGAGTCTTACGTCAACTCCCCCGCCCGTCAGCAAAg gaATTGATGAAGCCCAGTCAAGGGGCGTGGACCACAAGTCACAAACGGACGA CTTAAATGCATTGAGATCCAAAGTGGAAAAGGGTGTGCAAGCGTTTCAGAATGCCAGGAGAAAGCTGAAGCACTTGCAG tgGCACAAGTTGAGAAAGGGCTCGGACAGACTGGGATTGGACCCCCGAAAG CCATGA